One window of Rhizobium leguminosarum genomic DNA carries:
- a CDS encoding TetR/AcrR family transcriptional regulator: MSNAHHRKKQPALVRQQLLDVAARLAASEGMAAVTLDAVSAASSVSKGGLLHHFPTKNALLDALFESLLEKFDADIEDLMRGDPVPQGRFTRAYLRAVAGLKDRPDDSRSWTQVTIALLAEPRLRLRWRQWVQARTEEYIGTDSSLDAQVVRFAADGLWFADTLESHDIDGVLRRDLIDRLVELTGK, from the coding sequence ATGTCGAACGCTCATCATCGCAAGAAACAACCGGCTCTCGTGCGCCAGCAATTACTGGATGTCGCGGCGCGCCTTGCCGCCAGCGAAGGCATGGCCGCCGTCACGCTCGATGCGGTGTCGGCCGCCTCCAGCGTCAGCAAGGGTGGACTGCTGCATCACTTCCCAACGAAGAATGCGCTGCTCGATGCTCTGTTCGAGAGCCTGCTCGAAAAGTTCGACGCTGATATAGAGGATCTGATGCGCGGCGATCCGGTGCCGCAGGGCCGCTTCACCCGCGCCTATCTCAGAGCGGTAGCCGGTCTCAAGGATCGTCCCGACGATTCCAGGAGTTGGACGCAGGTGACGATCGCGCTTCTTGCCGAACCCCGGCTGCGTCTGCGCTGGCGCCAATGGGTGCAGGCGCGGACGGAGGAATATATCGGCACCGACTCCTCCCTCGACGCACAGGTCGTGCGTTTCGCCGCCGACGGTCTGTGGTTCGCAGATACGTTGGAAAGCCATGATATCGACGGCGTTCTGAGGCGGGATCTCATCGATCGCCTTGTCGAGCTGACCGGGAAGTAA
- a CDS encoding hemin-degrading factor, giving the protein MTEQTRPAPAEIRAFRAENPKLRERDIAAQLKISEAALVAAETGIRVTRIDGSALKFLERVANLGEVMALSRNESAVHEKIGIFENIKSGAQAAIVLGENIDLRIFPSRWEHGFAVSKTDGDQVRLSLQYFDKAGNAVHKVHLRPNSNVEAYHAMVAALRLEDQSQDFVEAATASIVDETADISRDELRDNWSRLTDTHEFFGMLKRLKLGRQAAVRSVGDDYAWKLENSATAEMMRASVKSGLPIMCFVANDGIVQIHSDPIFNVQAMGPWINIMDPTFHLHLRQDHITETWAVRKPTKDGHVTSLEAYNAKGEMIIQFFGKRQEGSDERAEWREIMENLPRAASVAA; this is encoded by the coding sequence ATGACCGAACAGACAAGACCGGCGCCAGCCGAAATCCGTGCGTTTCGCGCCGAAAATCCGAAGCTGCGCGAGCGCGATATCGCCGCCCAGCTGAAGATTTCCGAGGCCGCCCTCGTCGCCGCTGAAACCGGCATCAGAGTCACCCGCATCGATGGCAGCGCGCTGAAGTTTCTCGAACGCGTGGCGAACCTCGGCGAAGTGATGGCGCTGTCGCGCAACGAAAGTGCCGTGCACGAAAAGATCGGCATCTTCGAAAACATCAAAAGCGGCGCGCAGGCGGCCATCGTTCTCGGTGAGAATATCGACCTGCGCATCTTCCCGAGCCGCTGGGAACACGGCTTCGCCGTATCCAAGACGGATGGCGACCAGGTGCGCCTCAGCCTGCAATATTTCGACAAGGCGGGCAACGCCGTGCACAAGGTGCACCTGCGCCCGAATTCGAATGTCGAGGCCTATCATGCGATGGTCGCCGCGTTGAGGCTGGAAGACCAGTCGCAGGATTTCGTCGAGGCCGCGACCGCAAGTATCGTCGATGAAACCGCCGACATCAGCCGCGACGAGTTGCGCGACAACTGGAGCAGGCTCACCGATACCCACGAGTTCTTCGGCATGCTTAAGCGCCTGAAGCTCGGCCGCCAGGCGGCCGTGCGCAGCGTCGGCGACGACTATGCCTGGAAGCTCGAAAACAGCGCGACGGCGGAGATGATGCGTGCCTCGGTGAAATCCGGCCTGCCGATCATGTGCTTCGTCGCCAACGACGGCATCGTCCAGATCCATTCCGACCCGATCTTCAACGTCCAGGCCATGGGGCCGTGGATCAATATCATGGACCCGACCTTCCATCTGCATCTGCGCCAGGATCACATCACCGAGACCTGGGCCGTGCGCAAGCCGACCAAGGACGGCCACGTCACCTCGCTGGAGGCTTACAATGCTAAGGGCGAGATGATCATCCAGTTCTTCGGCAAGCGGCAGGAAGGTTCCGACGAACGCGCCGAGTGGCGTGAAATCATGGAAAATCTGCCGCGGGCAGCAAGTGTCGCCGCATAA
- a CDS encoding heme/hemin ABC transporter substrate-binding protein, producing MTMRNNLRRIRPWQLALTAAVMALPPIPSAPAVNGFAFVRAAHAEDKKLDTSRLVSVGGDITEIVYALGEENRLIARDTTSIYPEAALKLPNVGYMRALSPEGILAMNPTAIIAVEGSGPKEALAVLKNASVPFETVPSPFTRDGILAKIDRVGTLLGVPDKAKALEAKVGADLDAAVADAEKRPEAERKRVLFILSAQNGRITASGTGTAADGIVKLAGAINAVGAFPGYKTLTDEAIIEARPDIILMMNRGDGAGTRNEDLLAQPAIALTPAGENKAIVRMDGIYLLGFGPRTAAAARELNAAIYGG from the coding sequence ATGACGATGCGTAACAATTTGCGCCGGATCCGTCCCTGGCAGTTGGCCCTGACGGCGGCTGTCATGGCACTGCCGCCGATCCCGTCAGCACCAGCGGTCAACGGCTTCGCCTTCGTGCGCGCCGCCCATGCCGAGGACAAGAAGCTCGACACGTCGCGCCTGGTTTCGGTCGGCGGCGATATCACCGAGATCGTCTATGCGCTCGGCGAGGAAAACCGGCTGATCGCCCGCGACACGACGAGCATCTACCCTGAGGCGGCGCTGAAGCTGCCCAACGTCGGTTACATGCGGGCGCTCTCGCCTGAAGGTATCCTTGCCATGAACCCGACGGCGATCATCGCCGTCGAGGGTTCGGGCCCGAAGGAGGCGTTGGCGGTCCTGAAGAATGCCAGCGTTCCCTTCGAGACCGTGCCGAGCCCGTTTACCCGCGACGGCATCCTCGCCAAGATCGACCGGGTGGGCACGCTGCTCGGCGTGCCCGACAAGGCGAAGGCGCTTGAAGCAAAAGTCGGGGCCGATCTCGACGCCGCAGTCGCCGATGCCGAAAAGCGTCCGGAGGCGGAGCGCAAGCGCGTTCTCTTCATCCTCAGCGCCCAGAATGGCCGGATCACGGCATCGGGCACCGGCACGGCGGCCGACGGCATCGTCAAGCTCGCCGGAGCCATCAACGCCGTCGGCGCATTCCCGGGTTACAAGACGCTGACGGACGAGGCGATCATCGAAGCCAGGCCCGACATCATCCTGATGATGAACCGCGGCGATGGCGCCGGCACCAGGAACGAGGACCTGCTGGCCCAGCCGGCGATCGCGCTGACGCCGGCTGGCGAGAACAAGGCGATCGTCCGCATGGATGGCATTTACCTGCTCGGCTTCGGCCCGCGCACCGCAGCCGCCGCGCGTGAGCTCAACGCGGCGATCTACGGGGGCTGA
- a CDS encoding antibiotic biosynthesis monooxygenase family protein — MYIAMNRFKVATGNEGDFETVWRNRDSSLAEVLGFVDFRLLRGKANEEEGYTLYSSHTVWNSEADFQNWTKSENFRAAHRNAGDRKAMYKGPPVFEGFNVVEGI, encoded by the coding sequence ATGTATATCGCAATGAACCGCTTCAAGGTGGCAACCGGGAACGAAGGTGATTTCGAGACGGTCTGGCGCAATCGCGATTCCAGCCTGGCCGAAGTGCTCGGTTTCGTCGATTTCCGCCTGCTGCGCGGCAAGGCCAACGAAGAGGAAGGCTACACGCTCTATTCCTCGCACACGGTCTGGAACAGCGAAGCGGATTTTCAGAACTGGACAAAGTCCGAGAATTTTCGAGCGGCGCACCGCAATGCCGGCGACCGCAAGGCGATGTACAAGGGGCCGCCTGTTTTCGAAGGCTTCAACGTGGTCGAGGGCATATAA
- a CDS encoding DUF2325 domain-containing protein, with protein MARKGKKGSNREVRDSATEDASQLSVGRSKLDGRSFLYVGGRDCQVAHLRQIASNFGAELLHHDGGLREAVSRIDTVLPSVDCVFCPIDCISHDACLRVKTGCKKFGKAFIPLRNGSKSSLERALHTMNERDNSR; from the coding sequence ATGGCTCGCAAGGGCAAGAAGGGTTCGAACCGGGAGGTCCGCGACAGCGCGACCGAGGACGCCAGCCAGCTATCCGTCGGGCGATCCAAACTGGATGGCCGCAGTTTCCTCTATGTCGGCGGGCGTGACTGCCAGGTGGCGCATCTTCGCCAGATTGCCAGCAATTTCGGCGCCGAACTCCTTCATCATGACGGCGGCCTGCGCGAAGCGGTTTCCCGCATCGATACCGTGCTTCCCTCGGTCGACTGCGTGTTCTGCCCGATCGACTGTATCAGCCACGATGCCTGCCTGCGCGTGAAGACCGGCTGCAAAAAGTTTGGCAAGGCCTTCATCCCGCTGCGCAACGGCAGCAAGTCCAGCCTGGAACGTGCGCTGCATACGATGAACGAACGAGACAATTCCCGATGA
- a CDS encoding FecCD family ABC transporter permease yields MALPQAMMERRLPFPMTEISANRQAGDRTRFALLVIALLVIGSVFSMLFSVTTGASDASVLDVISNMAGSETALSTRDRIIIFDIRLPRAILGFLIGASLAVSGTVMQGLFRNPLADPGLVGVSSGASLGAVTMIVLGGGLAAPLEALFGIYALPAAAFGGGLVTTLLLYRIATRHGQTSAATMLLAGIALSALALAMTGLLIYMANDQQLRDLTFWSMGSLAGATWTKIAAAAPIILLSFTALPFMARGLNAITLGEAAAFHMGVAVQRLKNVAIVGVAAATGASVAASGGIGFVGIVVPHILRMAIGPDHRFMLPAAALLGGSLLIFADVLARTLVAPAELPIGIITAAVGGPFFLWILLKQRSRLAL; encoded by the coding sequence ATGGCCCTGCCGCAAGCCATGATGGAACGAAGGCTACCATTCCCGATGACGGAGATCAGCGCAAACCGGCAGGCGGGCGACAGAACGCGGTTCGCCTTGCTGGTCATCGCGCTGCTCGTCATCGGCTCGGTCTTCTCGATGCTGTTTTCGGTAACGACGGGCGCCTCGGATGCCTCGGTCCTCGACGTTATCAGCAACATGGCCGGCTCCGAGACGGCGCTGAGCACGCGTGACCGGATCATCATCTTCGATATCCGCCTGCCGAGAGCGATCCTCGGCTTCCTGATCGGCGCCTCGCTGGCCGTTTCCGGCACGGTGATGCAGGGCCTGTTCCGCAATCCGCTGGCCGATCCCGGCCTCGTCGGCGTCTCCTCCGGTGCAAGCCTCGGTGCGGTCACCATGATCGTCCTCGGCGGCGGCCTTGCAGCGCCGCTTGAGGCGCTTTTCGGCATCTATGCCCTGCCGGCGGCCGCCTTTGGCGGCGGTCTCGTCACGACCCTACTGCTCTACAGGATCGCCACCCGTCACGGCCAGACGTCGGCGGCGACAATGCTGCTGGCCGGCATCGCTCTCAGCGCGCTTGCTCTGGCGATGACAGGTCTGCTGATCTACATGGCCAACGACCAGCAGCTGCGCGACCTGACATTCTGGAGCATGGGCTCGCTGGCCGGCGCCACATGGACGAAGATCGCCGCCGCCGCCCCGATCATTCTCCTGTCCTTCACCGCCCTGCCCTTCATGGCTCGCGGCCTCAATGCCATCACCCTCGGCGAGGCCGCCGCCTTTCATATGGGCGTGGCGGTGCAGCGGCTGAAGAATGTCGCAATCGTCGGCGTCGCCGCGGCGACCGGTGCGTCCGTCGCCGCCAGCGGCGGCATTGGTTTCGTCGGGATCGTCGTGCCGCATATCCTGCGCATGGCAATCGGCCCGGACCATCGTTTCATGCTGCCGGCTGCAGCTCTTCTCGGCGGCTCTCTGCTGATCTTCGCGGATGTCCTGGCGCGCACCCTGGTCGCGCCTGCTGAACTACCGATCGGCATCATCACCGCGGCCGTCGGCGGACCCTTCTTCCTGTGGATCCTGCTCAAGCAGCGATCGCGGCTGGCCCTGTGA
- a CDS encoding DUF423 domain-containing protein — protein MSLNARMEPVLYLFAGLFGVAGVALAALAAHGGGEANLAASASAMCLAHAPALLALALGTAKLKTAWLAGFLMIVGTLLFAGDLVTLRFTGTGLFPYAAPTGGWGMMLGWLAVSVSAFFRVRA, from the coding sequence ATGAGCTTGAACGCGCGTATGGAGCCGGTTCTCTATCTCTTTGCCGGCCTGTTCGGCGTGGCCGGCGTGGCGCTCGCGGCTCTTGCCGCGCACGGCGGCGGCGAAGCCAACCTTGCGGCATCCGCATCGGCGATGTGCCTTGCGCACGCTCCCGCGCTGCTGGCATTGGCTCTTGGCACCGCCAAGCTCAAAACCGCCTGGCTGGCCGGTTTTCTGATGATTGTCGGAACTCTGCTCTTTGCCGGCGATCTCGTCACCCTGCGTTTCACCGGCACCGGCCTCTTCCCCTATGCCGCCCCGACCGGCGGCTGGGGGATGATGCTTGGCTGGCTGGCGGTCTCAGTGAGTGCATTCTTTCGGGTTCGGGCGTAG
- a CDS encoding energy transducer TonB family protein, whose protein sequence is MAISAKSRSRQVLIGEPDADGSLNDNYMHPGHELSDLRNAQRQPAGEAVVHYARFAQISSFPDHPEAAPAACAAAPAMDAAVEKHDDEKKPVRRRLALTCVGSFVFHAALAVTLLMVMSKPSDETLMEAGEAINVVMLGSSDADQSAAGETDVTIQEEVVPEAVEPDTVKPVETAEVQPEAIQPTDAEPVEALQPMQEVTRQSAETVTTARPEVLISETPAETAVAQPMSTTVLEQSPEMPITSAQLPVAVAVQPEPEEIRPVETAAISPEPESPEETVTPQLKPKREKPAEKQPAERKQPPKKAQGSEGDAKQEARRGAVDGQADANSNDNSRTSGGRNGAGGASEANYKGKLVARLFRCVDRMESRYRTAHATLTVRITVSRDGDITGLGIVRGSSLPEVDSAALARVASCNLPAMPDAMAASSRSYTFPVQVTPR, encoded by the coding sequence ATGGCGATTTCAGCGAAGTCCAGATCGAGACAGGTGCTCATCGGGGAACCAGACGCTGACGGCAGTCTCAACGACAATTACATGCATCCCGGCCATGAGCTTTCCGACCTGCGCAACGCGCAGCGGCAGCCGGCCGGCGAGGCGGTGGTCCACTATGCGCGTTTCGCGCAGATATCCTCTTTTCCCGATCATCCGGAAGCCGCACCGGCTGCGTGTGCCGCAGCGCCGGCGATGGATGCGGCGGTGGAAAAACACGATGACGAGAAGAAGCCGGTGCGGCGACGGCTGGCGCTGACTTGTGTTGGCTCGTTCGTTTTTCATGCCGCGTTGGCTGTCACGTTGCTTATGGTTATGTCCAAGCCCTCGGATGAGACGCTGATGGAGGCAGGCGAAGCGATCAACGTCGTCATGCTCGGAAGTTCCGACGCCGATCAGAGCGCAGCCGGCGAGACCGACGTGACTATACAGGAAGAAGTCGTGCCAGAAGCGGTTGAACCCGACACGGTCAAGCCAGTCGAGACCGCAGAAGTGCAGCCGGAAGCCATTCAGCCGACTGACGCAGAGCCGGTCGAGGCTCTTCAGCCGATGCAGGAGGTTACGCGCCAGTCGGCGGAGACCGTGACCACTGCGAGACCAGAAGTGCTGATATCGGAAACCCCTGCTGAAACCGCAGTTGCGCAGCCAATGTCGACAACGGTACTGGAGCAATCTCCGGAGATGCCGATAACATCCGCGCAGCTACCCGTCGCGGTCGCGGTACAACCCGAGCCGGAAGAAATCAGACCTGTCGAGACGGCCGCGATTTCTCCTGAACCCGAGTCGCCGGAAGAGACGGTTACGCCACAGCTGAAGCCGAAGCGGGAAAAGCCCGCGGAAAAGCAGCCGGCGGAAAGAAAACAGCCGCCGAAAAAGGCGCAAGGTTCGGAGGGAGATGCCAAACAGGAGGCACGCAGGGGGGCTGTGGACGGGCAGGCAGACGCCAACTCGAACGATAATTCGCGCACGTCGGGTGGGAGGAATGGAGCCGGCGGTGCGTCGGAAGCCAATTACAAAGGTAAGCTTGTTGCGCGATTGTTCCGTTGCGTCGACCGGATGGAGTCGCGGTATCGCACGGCTCACGCAACCTTGACTGTTCGCATCACTGTCAGTCGCGACGGCGATATCACTGGATTGGGCATTGTTCGTGGCTCAAGCCTTCCCGAGGTTGACAGCGCCGCTCTTGCCAGGGTGGCTTCATGCAATCTTCCGGCTATGCCGGATGCCATGGCGGCATCCTCGCGTAGCTACACCTTCCCGGTTCAGGTCACTCCGCGATAA
- a CDS encoding SMR family transporter, producing the protein MSQAAVYGLLFAAIVLEVIGTTALQLSQQFTRIGPTALVVACYAAAFYCLSLTLKSIPVGIAYAIWSALGIVLISSVGLVFFKQRLDLPAILGLGLIIAGVVVVNLFSKSVSH; encoded by the coding sequence ATGAGCCAGGCCGCCGTCTACGGGCTTTTGTTTGCCGCCATCGTGCTTGAGGTCATCGGCACGACCGCGCTGCAGCTGTCGCAGCAGTTCACCCGCATCGGGCCGACGGCGCTTGTCGTCGCCTGTTATGCGGCCGCCTTCTATTGCCTGTCGCTGACACTGAAAAGCATCCCTGTCGGTATCGCCTATGCAATTTGGAGCGCTTTGGGAATCGTGCTGATTTCCTCGGTCGGTCTGGTCTTCTTCAAGCAACGCCTCGACCTGCCGGCCATCCTCGGGCTTGGACTGATCATAGCAGGCGTTGTGGTCGTCAATCTATTTTCGAAATCCGTTTCTCATTGA
- the hemP gene encoding hemin uptake protein HemP: MMVEKPDNFKHVPLPNEPAAQHRIVESADLFRGTNEIMIRHDGVIYRLKITRQGKLILNK, translated from the coding sequence ATGATGGTTGAAAAGCCAGATAACTTTAAGCACGTGCCGCTGCCGAACGAGCCTGCGGCGCAGCACCGGATCGTCGAAAGCGCGGATCTTTTCCGCGGCACGAACGAGATCATGATCAGACACGACGGCGTGATCTATCGCCTGAAGATCACCCGCCAGGGCAAGCTCATTCTCAATAAGTAG
- a CDS encoding ThuA domain-containing protein, producing MAIRTVVWGENIHETTNEIVRGIYPEGMHTTIANALNSDPAISATTATLQEPEHGLSEARLAETDVLTWWGHKDHGAVSDVVVERVARRVWEGMGLLVLHSGHFSKIFKRLMGTPCALKWREAGERERLWTINQRHPIAAGIGEHFELENEEMYGEQFSVPEPLETVFISWFQGGEVFRSGLTWRRGAGNIFYFRPGHETYPTYHDVNVQKVLINGVKWAYNPEGSLTSITDAPNVPVEKALEPIVERGPRLHQAGEAGYR from the coding sequence ATGGCCATTCGCACCGTCGTCTGGGGAGAGAATATCCACGAGACTACCAATGAAATCGTCCGTGGGATCTATCCCGAAGGCATGCACACGACGATCGCCAATGCGCTGAATAGCGATCCCGCCATCTCGGCGACGACGGCGACGCTGCAGGAGCCGGAGCACGGTCTCAGCGAAGCCCGCCTTGCCGAGACCGATGTGTTGACCTGGTGGGGCCACAAGGATCACGGCGCGGTCTCCGACGTCGTCGTCGAGCGGGTCGCCAGGCGCGTCTGGGAAGGCATGGGCCTGCTTGTCCTGCACTCAGGCCATTTCTCCAAGATCTTCAAACGGCTGATGGGGACGCCCTGCGCGCTGAAGTGGCGCGAGGCCGGTGAGCGCGAGCGTCTGTGGACGATCAACCAGCGCCATCCGATCGCCGCCGGCATCGGCGAGCATTTCGAACTCGAAAACGAAGAAATGTACGGCGAGCAGTTTTCGGTGCCGGAGCCGCTCGAAACGGTGTTCATCTCCTGGTTCCAGGGCGGCGAAGTGTTCCGTTCGGGCCTGACCTGGCGGCGCGGCGCCGGCAACATCTTCTATTTCCGCCCCGGCCACGAGACCTATCCGACCTATCACGACGTCAATGTCCAGAAGGTGCTGATCAACGGCGTGAAGTGGGCCTATAACCCTGAGGGATCGTTGACGAGCATTACCGACGCACCAAATGTGCCGGTAGAAAAGGCACTGGAGCCGATCGTCGAACGCGGCCCGAGACTGCACCAGGCCGGCGAAGCCGGTTACCGCTGA
- a CDS encoding group II truncated hemoglobin, producing MTEKVTTLYEAIGGDPVVRALTHRFYELMDRLPEASNVRAVHPPSLAGSEEKFYEYMTGYLGGPPLYTDKRGHPRLRSRHFVAEIGPVERDEWLLCFRRALDETISSQALRDLIWASVERLAYHMQNKAPDMQDKALQDKEPP from the coding sequence GTGACGGAGAAGGTCACCACTCTATATGAAGCGATTGGCGGCGATCCTGTCGTGCGGGCGCTGACGCACCGTTTCTACGAACTGATGGACAGGCTGCCGGAGGCAAGCAACGTGCGCGCCGTGCATCCGCCAAGCCTTGCCGGCAGCGAAGAGAAATTCTACGAATATATGACCGGTTATCTCGGCGGCCCGCCGCTCTATACCGACAAGCGCGGCCATCCGCGTCTGCGCAGCCGCCATTTCGTCGCTGAGATCGGCCCTGTCGAACGCGACGAATGGCTGCTCTGTTTCCGCCGCGCCCTCGACGAGACGATATCAAGCCAAGCGCTGCGCGATCTCATCTGGGCGTCGGTGGAACGGCTCGCCTATCACATGCAGAACAAGGCCCCTGATATGCAGGACAAGGCCCTACAGGACAAGGAACCACCATGA